In the genome of Vanacampus margaritifer isolate UIUO_Vmar chromosome 1, RoL_Vmar_1.0, whole genome shotgun sequence, one region contains:
- the rps6ka1 gene encoding ribosomal protein S6 kinase alpha-1 isoform X3 produces MGPGARFKLSRFLPFHLSKKNKGLAAAADTLPAVQHLAPEDGEIKEINITHVVKEGSEKADASHFELLKVLGQGSFGKVFLVRKVTPPDDNQLYAMKVLKKATLKVRDRVRTKMERNILADVNHPFIVKLHYAFQTEGKLYLILDFLRGGDLFTRLSKEVMFTEEDVKFYLAELALGLDHLHSLGIMYRDLKPENILLDEEGHIKLTDFGLCKEGIDHHEKAYSFCGTVEYMAPEVVNRVGHTHSADWWSFGVLMFEMLTGSLPFHGKDRKETMNMILKARLGMPQFLSAEAQSLLRALFKRNPGNRLGSGPDGAEEIKRQGWFSNIDWNKLFRREIKPPFKPAVARPDDTFYFDSEFTSRTPKDSPGVPPSAGAHQLFRGFSFIASSLLEEELSAEPVQPPPHPVVQQLHGKNLLFSDGYILKEDIGMGSFSVCKRCVHKATNTEYAVKMIDKTSTDPSEEIEILLRYGQHPNIITLKDVYDTGKQVFLVTELMRGGELLDRILKQKSFSEREASAVLHTITKTVEYLHSQGVVHRDLKPSNILYVDESGNPESIRICDFGFAKQLRANNGLLMTPCYTANFVAPEVLKRQGYDEGCDIWSLGVLLYTMLAGFTPFANGPEDTPNEILNRIGNGHFSLTGGNWDTVSDAAKDLVSKMLHVDPHQRLIAKQVLRHPWIVQRDKLPNSQLPHQDPKLVKGAMAATYSALKNSQPTPELKPIESSFLAQRRVKKLPSTTL; encoded by the exons ATGGGCCCCGGGGCGAGATTTAAACTGAGTCGCTTTCTCCCTTTCCAcctgtccaaaaaaaacaaaggcttGGCGGCGGCTGCAGATACTTTGCCTGCAGTGCAACACTTGGCGCCG GAAGATGGTGAAATCAAGGAAATCAACATCACCCATGTGGTCAAAGAGGGTTCGGAAAAAGCAGACGCGTCTCACTTTGAGCTGCTCAAAGTGTTGGGTCAGGGTTCCTTCGGGAAG GTGTTCCTGGTGCGCAAGGTGACCCCTCCTGATGACAACCAGCTCTATGCAATGAAGGTCCTCAAGAAGGCCACACTCAAAG TGAGAGATCGTGTGAGGACCAAGATGGAGAGAAACATCCTGGCCGATGTCAACCACCCGTTCATCGTCAAGCTGCACTACG CTTTCCAGACTGAAGGGAAACTCTACTTGATCCTGGACTTCCTCCGAGGCGGCGATCTCTTCACCCGGCTGTCTAAAGAG GTGATGTTCACAGAGGAGGATGTCAAGTTTTATCTCGCAGAGCTGGCGCTGGGCCTCGACCACCTCCACAGCTTGGGCATCATGTACAGAGACCTGAAGCCTGAAAA CATTCTTTTGGATGAGGAAGGTCACATCAAACTCACAG ATTTTGGTCTGTGCAAAGAGGGCATTGACCACCATGAGAAGGCTTACTCCTTCTGTGGCACTGTGGAATACATGGCACCCGAGGTGGTCAACAGGGTAGGACACACCCACAGCGCCGACTGGTGGTCATTTGGAGTACTGATG TTTGAAATGTTGACTGGGTCGCTGCCCTTTCACGGGAAAGACCGCAAAGAAACAATGAACATGATTCTCAA GGCACGTCTGGGAATGCCTCAGTTCCTCAGCGCAGAAGCTCAGTCGCTTCTCCGAGCTCTGTTCAAGAGGAACCCCGGCAACAGACTGG GATCGGGTCCAGACGGAGCAGAAGAGATCAAACGTCAGGGATGGTTTTCCAACATTGACTGGAAT AAACTGTTCCGCAGAGAAATAAAACCACCTTTCAAACCGGCGGTGGCGCGTCCCGACGATACGTTCTACTTTGACTCCGAGTTCACCTCCCGCACGcctaaag ACTCTCCAGGCGTGCCGCCAAGTGCCGGAGCTCACCAGCTGTTCCGAGGCTTCAGCTTTATCGCGTCCAGTCTGTTGGAGGAGGAACTTTCAGCGGAACCCGTGCAGCCCCCGCCGCACCCGGTGGTCCAG CAGCTACATGGAAAGAACTTGTTGTTCAGTGATGGCTACATACTGAAAGAGGACATCGGCATGGGCTCCTTCTCCGTGTGCAAGCGATGTGTCCACAAGGCCACCAACACGGAATACGCCGTCAAG ATGATCGACAAGACCAGCACAGACCCCTCCGAGGAGATCGAGATCCTGCTCCGATACGGACAGCATCCTAATATCATAACGCTGAAGGAT GTGTACGACACCGGCAAGCAGGTGTTCCTGGTGACGGAGCTGATGCGCGGAGGAGAGCTGCTAGATCGGATCCTCAAGCAGAAGTCCTTCTCGGAGAGGGAGGCCAGCGCCGTGCTGCACACCATCACCAAGACTGTGGAATACCTGCACTCGCAGGGG GTGGTGCACAGAGACCTGAAGCCCAGCAACATCCTCTACGTGGACGAGTCGGGTAACCCGGAGTCCATTCGAATCTGCGACTTCGGCTTCGCCAAACAGCTGCGCGCCAACAACGGCTTGCTCATGACCCCGTGCTACACCGCCAACTTTGTGGCTCCTGAG GTGTTAAAGCGCCAAGGCTATGATGAGGGCTGCGACATCTGGAGTTTGGGAGTCCTGCTGTACACCATGCTGGCCGG CTTTACTCCATTCGCCAACGGACCTGAGGACACTCCCAATGAGATCCTGAACAGGATAGGCAACGGTCACTTCAGTTTGACCGGAGGCAATTGGGACACAGTGTCGGACGCTGCTAAG GACCTGGTGTCAAAAATGCTCCACGTGGACCCACATCAGAGACTGATCGCCAAGCAGGTCCTCAGACATCCGTGGATCGTCCAGAGAGACAAACTCCCCAACAGCCAGCTCCCACACCAGGACCCCAAACTGGTCAAG
- the rps6ka1 gene encoding ribosomal protein S6 kinase alpha-1 isoform X5 translates to MWRFLFRTKTRMRESESHITWIEKDFAIISGQEDGEIKEINITHVVKEGSEKADASHFELLKVLGQGSFGKVFLVRKVTPPDDNQLYAMKVLKKATLKVRDRVRTKMERNILADVNHPFIVKLHYAFQTEGKLYLILDFLRGGDLFTRLSKEVMFTEEDVKFYLAELALGLDHLHSLGIMYRDLKPENILLDEEGHIKLTDFGLCKEGIDHHEKAYSFCGTVEYMAPEVVNRVGHTHSADWWSFGVLMFEMLTGSLPFHGKDRKETMNMILKARLGMPQFLSAEAQSLLRALFKRNPGNRLGSGPDGAEEIKRQGWFSNIDWNKLFRREIKPPFKPAVARPDDTFYFDSEFTSRTPKDSPGVPPSAGAHQLFRGFSFIASSLLEEELSAEPVQPPPHPVVQQLHGKNLLFSDGYILKEDIGMGSFSVCKRCVHKATNTEYAVKMIDKTSTDPSEEIEILLRYGQHPNIITLKDVYDTGKQVFLVTELMRGGELLDRILKQKSFSEREASAVLHTITKTVEYLHSQGVVHRDLKPSNILYVDESGNPESIRICDFGFAKQLRANNGLLMTPCYTANFVAPEVLKRQGYDEGCDIWSLGVLLYTMLAGFTPFANGPEDTPNEILNRIGNGHFSLTGGNWDTVSDAAKDLVSKMLHVDPHQRLIAKQVLRHPWIVQRDKLPNSQLPHQDPKLVKGAMAATYSALKNSQPTPELKPIESSFLAQRRVKKLPSTTL, encoded by the exons ATGTGGAGGTTTCTATTCCGTACCAAAACACGCATGAGAGAG AGCGAGTCTCATATCACGTGGATAGAGAAGGACTTTGCCATTATTAGTGGCCAG GAAGATGGTGAAATCAAGGAAATCAACATCACCCATGTGGTCAAAGAGGGTTCGGAAAAAGCAGACGCGTCTCACTTTGAGCTGCTCAAAGTGTTGGGTCAGGGTTCCTTCGGGAAG GTGTTCCTGGTGCGCAAGGTGACCCCTCCTGATGACAACCAGCTCTATGCAATGAAGGTCCTCAAGAAGGCCACACTCAAAG TGAGAGATCGTGTGAGGACCAAGATGGAGAGAAACATCCTGGCCGATGTCAACCACCCGTTCATCGTCAAGCTGCACTACG CTTTCCAGACTGAAGGGAAACTCTACTTGATCCTGGACTTCCTCCGAGGCGGCGATCTCTTCACCCGGCTGTCTAAAGAG GTGATGTTCACAGAGGAGGATGTCAAGTTTTATCTCGCAGAGCTGGCGCTGGGCCTCGACCACCTCCACAGCTTGGGCATCATGTACAGAGACCTGAAGCCTGAAAA CATTCTTTTGGATGAGGAAGGTCACATCAAACTCACAG ATTTTGGTCTGTGCAAAGAGGGCATTGACCACCATGAGAAGGCTTACTCCTTCTGTGGCACTGTGGAATACATGGCACCCGAGGTGGTCAACAGGGTAGGACACACCCACAGCGCCGACTGGTGGTCATTTGGAGTACTGATG TTTGAAATGTTGACTGGGTCGCTGCCCTTTCACGGGAAAGACCGCAAAGAAACAATGAACATGATTCTCAA GGCACGTCTGGGAATGCCTCAGTTCCTCAGCGCAGAAGCTCAGTCGCTTCTCCGAGCTCTGTTCAAGAGGAACCCCGGCAACAGACTGG GATCGGGTCCAGACGGAGCAGAAGAGATCAAACGTCAGGGATGGTTTTCCAACATTGACTGGAAT AAACTGTTCCGCAGAGAAATAAAACCACCTTTCAAACCGGCGGTGGCGCGTCCCGACGATACGTTCTACTTTGACTCCGAGTTCACCTCCCGCACGcctaaag ACTCTCCAGGCGTGCCGCCAAGTGCCGGAGCTCACCAGCTGTTCCGAGGCTTCAGCTTTATCGCGTCCAGTCTGTTGGAGGAGGAACTTTCAGCGGAACCCGTGCAGCCCCCGCCGCACCCGGTGGTCCAG CAGCTACATGGAAAGAACTTGTTGTTCAGTGATGGCTACATACTGAAAGAGGACATCGGCATGGGCTCCTTCTCCGTGTGCAAGCGATGTGTCCACAAGGCCACCAACACGGAATACGCCGTCAAG ATGATCGACAAGACCAGCACAGACCCCTCCGAGGAGATCGAGATCCTGCTCCGATACGGACAGCATCCTAATATCATAACGCTGAAGGAT GTGTACGACACCGGCAAGCAGGTGTTCCTGGTGACGGAGCTGATGCGCGGAGGAGAGCTGCTAGATCGGATCCTCAAGCAGAAGTCCTTCTCGGAGAGGGAGGCCAGCGCCGTGCTGCACACCATCACCAAGACTGTGGAATACCTGCACTCGCAGGGG GTGGTGCACAGAGACCTGAAGCCCAGCAACATCCTCTACGTGGACGAGTCGGGTAACCCGGAGTCCATTCGAATCTGCGACTTCGGCTTCGCCAAACAGCTGCGCGCCAACAACGGCTTGCTCATGACCCCGTGCTACACCGCCAACTTTGTGGCTCCTGAG GTGTTAAAGCGCCAAGGCTATGATGAGGGCTGCGACATCTGGAGTTTGGGAGTCCTGCTGTACACCATGCTGGCCGG CTTTACTCCATTCGCCAACGGACCTGAGGACACTCCCAATGAGATCCTGAACAGGATAGGCAACGGTCACTTCAGTTTGACCGGAGGCAATTGGGACACAGTGTCGGACGCTGCTAAG GACCTGGTGTCAAAAATGCTCCACGTGGACCCACATCAGAGACTGATCGCCAAGCAGGTCCTCAGACATCCGTGGATCGTCCAGAGAGACAAACTCCCCAACAGCCAGCTCCCACACCAGGACCCCAAACTGGTCAAG
- the rps6ka1 gene encoding ribosomal protein S6 kinase alpha-1 isoform X4 has protein sequence MPLAQIAEPWPTMELIQLETENGQSTAEDGVTPAVKEDGEIKEINITHVVKEGSEKADASHFELLKVLGQGSFGKVFLVRKVTPPDDNQLYAMKVLKKATLKVRDRVRTKMERNILADVNHPFIVKLHYAFQTEGKLYLILDFLRGGDLFTRLSKEVMFTEEDVKFYLAELALGLDHLHSLGIMYRDLKPENILLDEEGHIKLTDFGLCKEGIDHHEKAYSFCGTVEYMAPEVVNRVGHTHSADWWSFGVLMFEMLTGSLPFHGKDRKETMNMILKARLGMPQFLSAEAQSLLRALFKRNPGNRLGSGPDGAEEIKRQGWFSNIDWNKLFRREIKPPFKPAVARPDDTFYFDSEFTSRTPKDSPGVPPSAGAHQLFRGFSFIASSLLEEELSAEPVQPPPHPVVQQLHGKNLLFSDGYILKEDIGMGSFSVCKRCVHKATNTEYAVKMIDKTSTDPSEEIEILLRYGQHPNIITLKDVYDTGKQVFLVTELMRGGELLDRILKQKSFSEREASAVLHTITKTVEYLHSQGVVHRDLKPSNILYVDESGNPESIRICDFGFAKQLRANNGLLMTPCYTANFVAPEVLKRQGYDEGCDIWSLGVLLYTMLAGFTPFANGPEDTPNEILNRIGNGHFSLTGGNWDTVSDAAKDLVSKMLHVDPHQRLIAKQVLRHPWIVQRDKLPNSQLPHQDPKLVKGAMAATYSALKNSQPTPELKPIESSFLAQRRVKKLPSTTL, from the exons ATGCCGCTCGCACAGATTGCCGAGCCGTGGCCCACCATGGAACTAATCCAGCTGGAGACGGAG AATGGCCAGAGCACTGCTGAGGATGGAGTCACACCTGCTGTAAAG GAAGATGGTGAAATCAAGGAAATCAACATCACCCATGTGGTCAAAGAGGGTTCGGAAAAAGCAGACGCGTCTCACTTTGAGCTGCTCAAAGTGTTGGGTCAGGGTTCCTTCGGGAAG GTGTTCCTGGTGCGCAAGGTGACCCCTCCTGATGACAACCAGCTCTATGCAATGAAGGTCCTCAAGAAGGCCACACTCAAAG TGAGAGATCGTGTGAGGACCAAGATGGAGAGAAACATCCTGGCCGATGTCAACCACCCGTTCATCGTCAAGCTGCACTACG CTTTCCAGACTGAAGGGAAACTCTACTTGATCCTGGACTTCCTCCGAGGCGGCGATCTCTTCACCCGGCTGTCTAAAGAG GTGATGTTCACAGAGGAGGATGTCAAGTTTTATCTCGCAGAGCTGGCGCTGGGCCTCGACCACCTCCACAGCTTGGGCATCATGTACAGAGACCTGAAGCCTGAAAA CATTCTTTTGGATGAGGAAGGTCACATCAAACTCACAG ATTTTGGTCTGTGCAAAGAGGGCATTGACCACCATGAGAAGGCTTACTCCTTCTGTGGCACTGTGGAATACATGGCACCCGAGGTGGTCAACAGGGTAGGACACACCCACAGCGCCGACTGGTGGTCATTTGGAGTACTGATG TTTGAAATGTTGACTGGGTCGCTGCCCTTTCACGGGAAAGACCGCAAAGAAACAATGAACATGATTCTCAA GGCACGTCTGGGAATGCCTCAGTTCCTCAGCGCAGAAGCTCAGTCGCTTCTCCGAGCTCTGTTCAAGAGGAACCCCGGCAACAGACTGG GATCGGGTCCAGACGGAGCAGAAGAGATCAAACGTCAGGGATGGTTTTCCAACATTGACTGGAAT AAACTGTTCCGCAGAGAAATAAAACCACCTTTCAAACCGGCGGTGGCGCGTCCCGACGATACGTTCTACTTTGACTCCGAGTTCACCTCCCGCACGcctaaag ACTCTCCAGGCGTGCCGCCAAGTGCCGGAGCTCACCAGCTGTTCCGAGGCTTCAGCTTTATCGCGTCCAGTCTGTTGGAGGAGGAACTTTCAGCGGAACCCGTGCAGCCCCCGCCGCACCCGGTGGTCCAG CAGCTACATGGAAAGAACTTGTTGTTCAGTGATGGCTACATACTGAAAGAGGACATCGGCATGGGCTCCTTCTCCGTGTGCAAGCGATGTGTCCACAAGGCCACCAACACGGAATACGCCGTCAAG ATGATCGACAAGACCAGCACAGACCCCTCCGAGGAGATCGAGATCCTGCTCCGATACGGACAGCATCCTAATATCATAACGCTGAAGGAT GTGTACGACACCGGCAAGCAGGTGTTCCTGGTGACGGAGCTGATGCGCGGAGGAGAGCTGCTAGATCGGATCCTCAAGCAGAAGTCCTTCTCGGAGAGGGAGGCCAGCGCCGTGCTGCACACCATCACCAAGACTGTGGAATACCTGCACTCGCAGGGG GTGGTGCACAGAGACCTGAAGCCCAGCAACATCCTCTACGTGGACGAGTCGGGTAACCCGGAGTCCATTCGAATCTGCGACTTCGGCTTCGCCAAACAGCTGCGCGCCAACAACGGCTTGCTCATGACCCCGTGCTACACCGCCAACTTTGTGGCTCCTGAG GTGTTAAAGCGCCAAGGCTATGATGAGGGCTGCGACATCTGGAGTTTGGGAGTCCTGCTGTACACCATGCTGGCCGG CTTTACTCCATTCGCCAACGGACCTGAGGACACTCCCAATGAGATCCTGAACAGGATAGGCAACGGTCACTTCAGTTTGACCGGAGGCAATTGGGACACAGTGTCGGACGCTGCTAAG GACCTGGTGTCAAAAATGCTCCACGTGGACCCACATCAGAGACTGATCGCCAAGCAGGTCCTCAGACATCCGTGGATCGTCCAGAGAGACAAACTCCCCAACAGCCAGCTCCCACACCAGGACCCCAAACTGGTCAAG